A single region of the Brassica rapa cultivar Chiifu-401-42 chromosome A03, CAAS_Brap_v3.01, whole genome shotgun sequence genome encodes:
- the LOC103855589 gene encoding vacuolar protein sorting-associated protein 60.2: MKRIFGAKNNKEPPPSIQDASDRINKRGESVEDKVKRLDAELCKYKDQIKRTRPGPAQEAIKARAMRVLKQKKMYEGQRDMLYNQTFNLDQVSFAAEGLKDAQQTMTALKSANKELKGMMKTVKIQDIDNLQDEMMDLMDVSSEIQDSLGRSYNVPDDIDEDDLMGELDALEADMGNETEADGVPSCLQPDTEPDLDEGLDLPPPPTGRTQTAGAQPGRAQAEDEWGLPAVPRASLRG, from the exons ATGAAGAGAATATTCGGTGCGAAGAACAACAAAGAACCTCCACCTTCCATCCAAGATGCCTCTGATCGG ATCAATAAAAGAGGAGAGTCAGTGGAAGATAAGGTGAAGAGGCTTGACGCTGAGCTCTGCAAGTACAAGGACCAGATCAAAAGGACACGCCCTGGTCCTGCTCAGGAAGCTATCAAAGCTCGTGCTATGCGAGTTCTCAAGCAAAAGAAAAT GTATGAAGGACAACGTGACATGCTTTATAATCAAACTTTCAACCTTGATCAAGTTTCTTTTGCTGCTGAAGGACTCAAAGATGCTCAACAGACT ATGACAGCGTTGAAGTCTGCTAACAAGGAGTTGAAAGGAATGATGAAAACCGTCAAGATTCAAGACATTGAT AATTTACAAGATGAGATGATGGACTTGATGGATGTGAGTTCCGAAATTCAAGATTCACTCGGTAGGAGCTACAATGTTCCTGATGACATTGACGAAGATGACCTCATGGGCG AGCTTGATGCTCTTGAAGCTGACATGGGAAACGAGACTGAAGCAGACGGTGTGCCTTCCTGTCTCCAACCCGATACGGAACCTGATCTTGATGAAGGGCTTGACTTGCCTCCACCACCAACGGGAAGGACACAAACCGCCGGAGCTCAACCTGGACGAGCTCAGGCTGAGGATGAATGGGGATTACCTGCTGTACCACGTGCATCACTTCGGGGATAA
- the LOC103855591 gene encoding calcium-dependent protein kinase 1 yields MGNTCVGPSRNGFLHSVSAAMWRPRDAADDSVSQTNVDTASEAVSGELRSPSSDQVLNKPPEQLTMPKPGGTNIEIKAKDNVEIQPESKLEEKEETKPETKEETPADAKPPKKPKHMKRVTSAGLRTESVLQRKTENFKEFYSLGRKLGQGQFGTTFLCVEKSTGKEFACKSIAKRKLLTDEDVEDVRREIQIMHHLSGHQNVISIKGAYEDVMAVHLVMECCAGGELFDRIIQRGHYTERKAAELTKTIVGVVEACHSLGVMHRDLKPENFLFVSKDEDSLLKTIDFGLSIFFKPDDVFTDVVGSPYYVAPEVLRKQYGPEADVWSAGVIVYILLSGVPPFWAESEQGIFEQVLHGDLDFSSDPWPSISESAKDLVRKMLVRDPKKRLTAHQVLCHPWVQVDGVAPDKPLDSAVLSRMKQFSAMNKFKKMALRVIAESLSEEEIAGLKEMFNMIDADKSGQITFEELKAGLKRVGANLKESEILDLMQAADVDNSGTIDYKEFIAATLHLNKIEREDHLFAAFTYFDKDGSGYITPDELQQACEEFGVEDVRIEEMMRDVDQDNDGRIDYNEFVAMMQKGSMTGGGGPVKMGGLEKSFSNIALKL; encoded by the exons ATGGGTAACACTTGTGTTGGACCAAGCAGAAATGGGTTCCTCCACTCTGTTTCCGCCGCCATGTGGCGGCCACGAGATGCAGCAGATGATTCTGTTTCTCAGACCAATGTAGACACTGCAAGTGAAGCTGTCTCAGGAGAGCTTCGTTCTCCATCATCTGATCAAGTCCTGAACAAACCTCCTGAACAGCTCACAATGCCAAAGCCAGGTGGCACTAACATCGAGATAAAGGCCAAAGACAATGTAGAGATCCAGCCTGAAAGCAAGCTGGAAGAGAAAGAGGAGACAAAACCAGAGACCAAGGAGGAGACTCCAGCTGATGCTAAGCCCCCTAAGAAGCCCAAACACATGAAGAGAGTGACCAGCGCAGGCCTCAGGACCGAGTCAGTACTCCAAAGAAAAACCGAAAACTTCAAGGAGTTCTACTCCTTGGGAAGAAAACTCGGACAAGGCCAATTCGGAACCACTTTCCTCTGCGTGGAGAAGTCCACAGGGAAGGAGTTCGCCTGCAAGTCCATCGCCAAAAGAAAGCTCTTGACCGACGAGGACGTGGAAGACGTGAGAAGAGAGATTCAGATAATGCACCACTTGTCTGGTCACCAGAACGTTATATCCATCAAAGGAGCGTACGAGGACGTTATGGCAGTGCACTTAGTGATGGAGTGCTGCGCTGGCGGCGAGCTTTTCGATAGGATTATCCAGAGGGGTCATTACACTGAGAGGAAAGCCGCTGAGCTGACGAAAACTATTGTTGGTGTTGTGGAGGCTTGTCATTCTCTTGGTGTTATGCATAGAGACCTCAAGCCTGAGAACTTTTTGTTTGTTAGTAAAGACGAAGATTCACTGTTGAAGACTATTGATTTTGGACTGTCTATATTCTTTAAACCAG ATGATGTGTTTACAGATGTTGTTGGTAGTCCGTACTATGTAGCTCCTGAAGTTTTGAGGAAGCAGTATGGTCCTGAAGCTGATGTGTGGAGTGCTGGAGTGATTGTGTACATTTTGTTAAGTGGAGTTCCTCCTTTCTGGGCTG AGTCAGAACAAGGTATATTCGAACAGGTTCTCCACGGTGATCTTGACTTCTCATCAGATCCCTGGCCGAGCATATCTGAAAGCGCAAAAGACTTGGTGAGGAAAATGCTTGTAAGGGATCCCAAGAAAAGACTAACTGCACACCAAGTACTAT GTCACCCATGGGTACAAGTGGACGGCGTGGCTCCAGACAAGCCTCTGGATTCTGCTGTTCTGAGCCGTATGAAGCAGTTCTCTGCAATGAACAAGTTCAAGAAAATGGCTCTTAGA GTGATTGCTGAGAGCTTGTCTGAAGAAGAAATAGCAGGCTTGAAAGAGATGTTTAATATGATAGATGCGGACAAGAGCGGTCAGATAACATTCGAAGAACTGAAGGCAGGACTGAAACGAGTAGGTGCTAATCTCAAAGAGTCTGAGATTCTCGACTTGATGCAAGCT gCGGATGTGGACAACAGTGGAACAATAGATTACAAAGAGTTCATAGCAGCGACGTTGCATCTAAAcaaaatagagagagaggacCATTTGTTTGCAGCGTTTACGTACTTCGACAAAGATGGGAGCGGTTATATAACACCGGACGAGCTACAACAAGCTTGTGAGGAGTTTGGTGTTGAGGATGTTCGGATAGAAGAAATGATGCGTGATGTTGATCAGGACAAT GACGGGAGAATAGACTATAACGAGTTTGTGGCGATGATGCAAAAGGGAAGCATGACAGGAGGAGGAGGTCCAGTGAAGATGGGAGGACTAGAGAAAAGCTTTAGCAATATTGCTCTTAAACTCTGA
- the LOC103855592 gene encoding lysosomal beta glucosidase — protein MSKVPVRILLWMCCCVWVCNGDDGEYLLYKDPKQKVSDRVVDLLGRMTLEEKIGQMVQIDRSVATVNIMRDYFIGSVLSGGGSAPLPEATAQNWVDMINEYQKGALVSRLGIPMIYGIDAVHGHNNVFNATIFPHNVGLGATRDPDLVKRIGAATAVEVRATGIPYTFAPCIAVCRDPRWGRCYESYGEDHKVVENMTDIILGLQGEPPSNYKHGVPFVGGKDKVAACAKHYVGDGGTTRGINENNTVTDLHSLLSIHMPAYADAIYKGVSTVMVSYSSWNGEKMHANTKLITGYLKGTLKFKGFVISDWQGVDKISSPPHSNYTASVRAAIEAGIDMVMVPFNFTEFVNDLTSLVKNKVIPVTRIDDAVRRILRVKFTMGLFENPLADYSFSNELGSQAHRDLAREAVRKSLVLLKNGNKTNPMLPLPRKVSKILVTGTHADNLGYQCGGWTITWQGFNGNKDTRGTTILGAVKSAVDKTTEVIFNENPDAEFLKSNNFSYAIIAVGEPPYAETAGDNDKLTMMDPGPAIVTSTCQAVKCVVVVVSGRPLVMEPYVDSIEALVAAWLPGTEGKGVADALFGDHGFSGKLPVTWFRNTEQLPMNFGDSHYDPLFAYGTGLETESVVSTVARSTSGSAAGAKPCLITLLVCLFFFPSLSWGLRR, from the exons ATGAGCAAAGTTCCAGTAAGGATCCTTCTATGGATGTGTTGTTGTGTGTGGGTTTGTAACGGGGATGATGGAGAGTATCTCCTCTACAAGGATCCCAAACAGAAGGTCTCAGATCGAGTTGTGGATTTGCTAGGTAGAATGACTCTTGAAGAGAAGATTGGTCAGATGGTTCAGATTGACAGAAGTGTTGCCACTGTCAACATCATGAGAGACTACTTCATTGGCAGTGTCTTGAGTGGTGGTGGGAGTGCTCCACTCCCTGAAGCAACTGCTCAGAACTGGGTTGATATGATCAATGAGTATCAGAAAGGAGCTCTTGTCAGCCGTTTGGGCATTCCTATGATATATGGCATTGATGCTGTTCACGGCCATAACAATGTCTTCAACGCTACCATCTTCCCTCACAATGTTGGCCTTGGAGCCACCAGGGATCCTGATCTGGTTAAGAGGATTGGAGCAGCAACTGCTGTAGAAGTCAGAGCCACTGGAATCCCATACACATTTGCTCCTTGCATTGCA GTTTGTAGAGATCCAAGATGGGGCAGGTGTTATGAGAGCTACGGAGAGGATCACAAAGTTGTGGAGAACATGACTGACATCATACTTGGCTTACAAGGAGAGCCTCCTTCTAACTATAAGCATGGAGTTCCCTTCGTTGGTGGAAA GGATAAAGTTGCAGCTTGTGCCAAGCATTATGTGGGAGATGGTGGGACAACCAGAGGAATAAACGAGAACAACACAGTGACTGATCTACACAGTCTCCTCAGCATTCACATGCCTGCTTACGCTGATGCAATTTACAAAGGCGTTTCCACAGTGATGGTTTCTTATTCTAGCTGGAACGGTGAGAAGATGCATGCTAATACAAAGCTCATCACAGGGTATCTCAAGGGTACCCTTAAGTTTAAG GGTTTTGTTATTTCGGATTGGCAAGGCGTTGATAAGATCTCTTCACCTCCACATTCGAACTACACGGCTTCTGTCCGAGCTGCTATTGAAGCTGGGATAGATATGGTCATGGTCCCTTTCAACTTTACTGAGTTTGTCAATGATCTCACCTCCTTGGTGAAGAACAAAGTGATTCCTGTCACCAGGATTGATGATGCTGTGAGAAGAATCCTGCGTGTCAAGTTCACAATGGGTCTCTTTGAGAACCCTTTAGCTGATTACAGCTTCTCCAATGAACTAGGAAGCCAG GCACATAGAGACTTGGCAAGGGAGGCTGTGAGGAAATCACTTGTGCTGCTGAAAAACGGGAACAAGACCAATCCTATGCTCCCACTTCCCAGGAAGGTTTCGAAGATCCTAGTCACTGGCACTCACGCTGATAATTTAGGTTATCAGTGTGGTGGTTGGACCATTACTTGGCAAGGGTTTAACGGTAACAAGGACACGAGAG GGACTACGATTCTTGGCGCTGTAAAATCAGCTGTTGATAAAACCACCGAAGTCATCTTCAACGAGAATCCAGACGCTGAGTTCCTCAAATCCAACAACTTCTCTTACGCAATCATCGCTGTTGGTGAACCTCCATACGCAGAGACAGCTGGAGACAACGACAAGCTAACCATGATGGACCCCGGTCCAGCCATCGTGACCTCCACTTGTCAGGCTGTCAAATGTGTGGTTGTGGTCGTTTCAGGGAGACCGCTTGTGATGGAGCCTTACGTTGACTCGATAGAGGCATTGGTTGCAGCTTGGCTACCGGGAACAGAAGGCAAAGGTGTCGCTGACGCTCTCTTTGGGGACCATGGCTTCAGTGGGAAGCTTCCTGTTACGTGGTTTAGAAACACGGAGCAGTTGCCTATGAACTTTGGAGATTCGCATTATGATCCGTTGTTTGCTTATGGGACTGGTCTTGAAACTGAGTCTGTTGTGAGCACTGTTGCTAG GTCAACCTCAGGTTCTGCTGCTGGTGCAAAGCCATGCTTAATCACACTTCTTGTTTGTCTGTTTTTCTTCCCAAG CTTGAGCTGGGGTTTGAGGAGATGA
- the LOC103855593 gene encoding protein RESTRICTED TEV MOVEMENT 2, with translation MAARQQPRGTGLVVQYEDLVPKSEWKDQPEATILTIDLPGFTKEQIKVTYVHTSRMIRVTGERPLGDRRWSRFNEVFTVPQNCLVDKIHGSFKNNALTITMPKETITKTPNLPETSKTVAEKVKQLEEKRLLEEARRKEEEDEKKRKLLEEKEAILRKLQEEAKAKEMADKARKLQEEAIAKEMAEARKFQEEVRARKLQEEAIAKEERKRVEEARARQLQEEAKAKEKLEERKRVEEASLKKKYVDESVGNRKIIERVLPEVDYTKSGSGSVTKPVSGRAREVVKSAEEKLGYVVDKEKKIEKGMMEKMRGKKITSEEKKLMVNTGVAALVIFALGAYVSYTFCSSSSAPPSKPE, from the exons ATGGCAGCAAGACAGCAACCAAGAGGAACAGGCTTGGTGGTTCAGTATGAGGATCTTGTCCCCAAATCTGAATGGAAAGATCAGCCTGAGGCCACTATTCTCACCATTGATCTGCCAG GTTTTACAAAGGAGCAAATAAAGGTAACGTATGTGCACACCTCAAGGATGATAAGAGTCACCGGAGAGCGTCCCTTGGGTGATAGGAGATGGAGCCGTTTCAATGAAGTGTTCACTGTTCCACAGAACTGTCTAGTGGATAAGATCCATGGGAGCTTCAAGAACAATGCCCTCACCATCACCATGCCTAAGGAGACTATTACGAAGACGCCTAACCTTCCGGAGACTTCTAAAACTGTGGCTGAGAAGGTGAAGCAGCTGGAGGAGAAGAGGCTGTTGGAAGAAGCTAGAaggaaagaagaagaggatgagaagaagaggaagcttCTGGAAGAGAAAGAGGCAATACTTAGGAAGCTGCAAGAAGAAGCCAAAGCAAAGGAGATGGCTGATAAGGCGAGAAAGCTTCAAGAAGAAGCTATAGCAAAAGAGATGGCTGAGGCAAGGAAGTTTCAAGAAGAAGTTAGAGCAAGGAAGCTTCAAGAAGAGGCCATAGCAAAAGAGGAGAGGAAGCGTGTGGAAGAAGCTAGAGCAAGGCAGCTTCAAGAAGAGGCCAAAGCAAAAGAGAAGCTTGAGGAGAGGAAGCGTGTGGAAGAAGCTTCACTAAAGAAAAAGTATGTGGATGAATCTGTAGGAAACAGGAAGATAATAGAGAGGGTGCTTCCAGAAGTGGATTATACAAAATCTGGCTCCGGTTCTGTGACCAAACCTGTGTCTGGAAGAGCAAGGGAGGTCGTGAAATCAGCAGAAGAGAAACTAGGTTACGTGGTGGATAAGGAAAAGAAAATAGAGAAAGGGATGATGGAGAAAATGAGAGGAAAAAAGATAACAAGTGAAGAGAAGAAGTTGATGGTGAATACAGGAGTGGCTGCTCTTGTGATCTTTGCTCTTGGAGCTTACGTTTCTTATACCTTCTGTTCCTCATCTTCTGCTCCTCCTAGCAAACCAGAatga
- the LOC103855594 gene encoding chlorophyll(ide) b reductase NOL, chloroplastic isoform X1 — protein MATSSGFHISSSPFLRLRSSSVAYAAQPPFLSPCNGRSLAESFGLATVTVSRQNLSVSPPSAVVEARISGTREPMTPPYNVLITGSTKGIGHALAREFLKAGDNVVICSRSAERVESVVKSLKEEYGEHVWGTKCDVREGKDVKDLVSYCQKNLKYIDIWINNAGSNAYSFKPLSEASDEDLIEVVKTNTLGLMLCCREAMNMMLTQSRGGHIFNIDGAGSDGRPTPRFAAYGATKRSVVHLTKSLQVIMPMLYICFNCLYLTCFFSFFFNRQSCRCKMSKMLWYTIYRLEWSQLIYSCLELQLNKLDDFITLKQTKNSRFLFQEIPLIHFSIAQAKFFINVLAEPAEVVAEYLVPNIRAIPASGSMKPTYIRFLTGIKAYTKIFSRVALGARKNRYVTEE, from the exons ATGGCTACTTCGAGTGGTTTCCATATCTCTTCCTCTCCTTTTCTCAGGCTTCGCTCTTCCTCCGTCGCATACGCCGCTCAACCTCCGTTTCTCTCCCCTTGTAACGGTCGTTCACTAGCAGAAAGCTTCGGTCTCGCAACTGTAACTGTTTCGCGCCAAAACCTCTCGGTTTCTCCGCCGTCTGCGGTGGTGGAAGCTCGCATTTCGGGGACAAGAGAGCCGATGACGCCTCCCTATAACGTCTTGATCACTGGCTCGACCAAAG GTATAGGACATGCGTTAGCTAGAGAGTTTCTGAAAGCAGGAGACAACGTTGTCATATGTTCCAGATCAG CTGAACGAGTTGAGTCTGTTGTTAAGAGTCTTAAGGAAGAATATGGGGAGCATGTGTGG GGAACTAAGTGTGATGTTAGAGAAGGGAAGGATGTGAAGGATCTTGTATCTTATTGTCAGAAGAATCTTAAATACATTGATATTTGG ATTAATAATGCTGGATCTAATGCATACAGCTTTAAACCTTTGTCTGAGGCCTCTGATGAGGATCTTAT tgAAGTTGTGAAAACAAACACTCTTGGGCTGATGTTATGTTGCCGAGAG GCAATGAATATGATGCTGACCCAATCTCGGGGTGGTCATATCTTCAATATTGATGGAGCTGGCTCAGATGGGAGACCAACACCCAG GTTTGCTGCATATGGTGCAACAAAACGGAGTGTTGTTCACCTGACAAAGTCATTACAAGTAATAATGCCAATGTTGTATATCTGTTTTAACTGTCTTTATTTgacttgtttcttttctttttttttcaataggCAGAGTTGCAGATGCAAGATGTCAAAAATGTTGTGGTACACAATCTATCg CCTGGAATGGTCACAACTGATCTACTCATGTCTGGAGCTACAACTAAACAAGTTGGATGACTTCATTAcactaaaacaaacaaaaaattctaGATTCCTTTTCCAAGAGATTCCTCTAATACATTTCTCTATTGCGCAGGCCAAATTCTTCATCAATGTTTTGGCTGAGCCAGCTGAAGTG GTTGCTGAGTATCTTGTCCCGAACATTAGAGCAATACCAGCTAGTGGATCTATGAAGCCGACTTACATCCGTTTCCTAACCGGAATCAAAGCCTATACCAAAATATTCTCA AGAGTTGCATTGGGAGCAAGGAAGAATAGATACGTGACTGAAGAGTAG
- the LOC103855594 gene encoding chlorophyll(ide) b reductase NOL, chloroplastic isoform X2 yields MATSSGFHISSSPFLRLRSSSVAYAAQPPFLSPCNGRSLAESFGLATVTVSRQNLSVSPPSAVVEARISGTREPMTPPYNVLITGSTKGIGHALAREFLKAGDNVVICSRSAERVESVVKSLKEEYGEHVWGTKCDVREGKDVKDLVSYCQKNLKYIDIWINNAGSNAYSFKPLSEASDEDLIEVVKTNTLGLMLCCREAMNMMLTQSRGGHIFNIDGAGSDGRPTPRFAAYGATKRSVVHLTKSLQAELQMQDVKNVVVHNLSPGMVTTDLLMSGATTKQAKFFINVLAEPAEVVAEYLVPNIRAIPASGSMKPTYIRFLTGIKAYTKIFSRVALGARKNRYVTEE; encoded by the exons ATGGCTACTTCGAGTGGTTTCCATATCTCTTCCTCTCCTTTTCTCAGGCTTCGCTCTTCCTCCGTCGCATACGCCGCTCAACCTCCGTTTCTCTCCCCTTGTAACGGTCGTTCACTAGCAGAAAGCTTCGGTCTCGCAACTGTAACTGTTTCGCGCCAAAACCTCTCGGTTTCTCCGCCGTCTGCGGTGGTGGAAGCTCGCATTTCGGGGACAAGAGAGCCGATGACGCCTCCCTATAACGTCTTGATCACTGGCTCGACCAAAG GTATAGGACATGCGTTAGCTAGAGAGTTTCTGAAAGCAGGAGACAACGTTGTCATATGTTCCAGATCAG CTGAACGAGTTGAGTCTGTTGTTAAGAGTCTTAAGGAAGAATATGGGGAGCATGTGTGG GGAACTAAGTGTGATGTTAGAGAAGGGAAGGATGTGAAGGATCTTGTATCTTATTGTCAGAAGAATCTTAAATACATTGATATTTGG ATTAATAATGCTGGATCTAATGCATACAGCTTTAAACCTTTGTCTGAGGCCTCTGATGAGGATCTTAT tgAAGTTGTGAAAACAAACACTCTTGGGCTGATGTTATGTTGCCGAGAG GCAATGAATATGATGCTGACCCAATCTCGGGGTGGTCATATCTTCAATATTGATGGAGCTGGCTCAGATGGGAGACCAACACCCAG GTTTGCTGCATATGGTGCAACAAAACGGAGTGTTGTTCACCTGACAAAGTCATTACAA gCAGAGTTGCAGATGCAAGATGTCAAAAATGTTGTGGTACACAATCTATCg CCTGGAATGGTCACAACTGATCTACTCATGTCTGGAGCTACAACTAAACAA GCCAAATTCTTCATCAATGTTTTGGCTGAGCCAGCTGAAGTG GTTGCTGAGTATCTTGTCCCGAACATTAGAGCAATACCAGCTAGTGGATCTATGAAGCCGACTTACATCCGTTTCCTAACCGGAATCAAAGCCTATACCAAAATATTCTCA AGAGTTGCATTGGGAGCAAGGAAGAATAGATACGTGACTGAAGAGTAG